The Tissierellales bacterium region TAGCTAAATCAGAAAAAGATGTAGAGCGAACTAAGAACGAGATACTTGATTTGATTCAAGGCTTGTCAGCAATTGCAGAAGAAAATGCAGCGGGAACTCAGCAAGCAGCAGCGTCATCAGAGGAACAGACTGCATCTATGCATGAAGTAGCAAATGCTAGTGAAGACTTAGCAGAGCTTGCTATGAACTTACAAAATGATATAACTAAATTTAAAATTTAAGCATTCAGCCAAGAATTACTCCACTTCTAAAGTGGTGGTATGAATCGGTAAATACACTATTGACGCAACCACAAAGTAGCTATATGTTGCAATTAGTTAGGTAAGGAAATGTGATTAAATAAAAAAAGGATTGACGAATTAAATTTCGTCAATCCTTTTTAACTTATTTGCTTAAATCATTGAATATGTCTAGACTTCTATCGAGAATACCAGTTAAATATGCGAGTGTGACTCCATAATTTGTAATCGGAACACCTTGTTCTTCGCACATCTGTATTCTAGTTTTCATAGTTTTAGCATTTAGCATACAAGAGGCACAGTGAATAATTAAATCATACTCAGAAACATCTTCTGGGAAATCATGTCCCATCCTAAATGTGTAGTCAAACTCCTGACCAAAGTACTTGTTAAGTCCTCTTGGGATTTTTATCCTACCAATATCTTCGTGAGAGTGATTGTGGGTACAGCTCTCCGATATAAGTATTTTACTATGTGGCTTTAGACTATTAAAAGCTCTAGCACCTGCAACTAAGCTTGACAAATCGCCCTTATTTCTAGCTAGTACTATCGAAAAGCTAGTTAGGGGAATATCACTGGGGACAATTTTGTCAACTCTGTGGAAAGCTTGAGAGTCTGTAATAACTAAATCCACAGATTTTAAGTCTTTTAATGCATCTTCGAGTTCAGTATCTCTAACTACATATGATTTTATGCCGTGGTCTAGGCAGTCTCTTATAACCTGGACCTGAGGAAGTATAATCCTTCCCTTTGGGGCTTCAGAGTCTATTGGAACGACTAAAACCACAGTACCTCCATATGGAATCAAATCACCAATAAGAGGAGGTTCATCTTCTTCTGCGCGAATTCTATCTATGAGAGCATCTTTTAAATCCAATATTCCAATGTTTTTTTCAGCAGATACAAAAAATGCTTCAGGATATTCTGATTTCAAATTAGCTTCAGTATGTTGATCTAAAGTATCTAATTTATTAAATACAAGGAGATGTGGTATGTGAAATCTCTTGAATTCAAGTAGAGATTTTGATAGAGCATTTTTGTCAAAATCTAATGGATCTATGACATAAATTGCAAAATCTGTTCTTTGCAGAATTTTTTTTGATCTCTTTACTCTGAGCTTTCCGAGTTCTCCATCATCATCTAGTCCAGCAGTATCAATAAATACGACAGGCCCTAGTGGAAGTAACTCCATAGCCTTAGAAACAGGGTCAGTAGTAGTTCCTTTCACACTAGATACCAAAGATATATCTTGGCCAATAATAGCGTTTAGAAGAGAAGATTTACCAGCATTTCTATTTCCATATAGAGCTATATGTGGACGGTTTGCTTTAGGTGTTTGATTCATGTACTTCACCTCTTTTTATAAGAATAAATCTCTTTCGCCATTTTTTAGGCGCTCTAGATTATTAGTTAAAAGTTCTTTTATATCTTCTCTCTCTATTTTTTCTAGTTCTTGAGCAATAACCTTATCTGCCATTTGTCTAAACTCATCATCGCCATAATCAAGAGCATATTCAGTGAGTGTCATCATGGCATTAGGCTGACAGACATGTTGAATTTGTCCAGATTTTGCCAAACGCATGAATCTATCTCCAGTACGGCCATTTCTATAGCAAGCAGTGCAATAACTTGGAATGTATCCATTTTTCATAAGTGATTTTAAGACTTCCATAGGACTTCTCTCATCAGATAATTGGAATTGATCTGCCACTTTTCCTTCTTCTTTTTCTTTATAGCCACCTACTCCAGTACATGAACCAGCGCTTACTTGAGATATACCGTATTTTATAACTTCCTGTCTCATTTCTACACTTTCTCTAGTAGATAGAATCATACCAGTGAAAGGTACAGCTAATCTAATTATTGCAACTAGCTTTTTAAATTCATCATCACTTACTAGATGAGGGAATTCTTTAAGAGTCATACCTTCAGCTTTTTTTAGACGAGGAACACTTATAGTGTGGAATCCTACGCCATATTCTTTTTCCAAGTGCTCATTGTGAAGCATTAGGCCTAAAACTTCAAATTTATAATCAGCTAATCCGAACAATACACCGCCACCTACATCATCTATTTTGGCTTCCATTGCTCTATCAAAGGCAGTTAAATGATAGTTATAATCGCCTTTGATACTCTTTGGATGCATATCTTCATAAGTTGGCTTGTGGTAAGTTTCTTGGAATAATATATAAGTACCGATACCTTTTTCTTTAAGTTTAACGTAGTTTTCAA contains the following coding sequences:
- the hydG gene encoding [FeFe] hydrogenase H-cluster radical SAM maturase HydG produces the protein MFINHDYIENLLETAKTATSEQIDQILDKADLHKGLSHEEIAVLLQTEDPKQLQRIFKIAGDIKKSIYGNRIVVFAPLYVSDYCVNNCKYCGYRRDNSFPRRKLTMDEIQKEVQILEKLGHKRLAFEAGEDPVNCTIDYVLDAIDAIYNTKLDNGAIRRINVNIAATTVENYVKLKEKGIGTYILFQETYHKPTYEDMHPKSIKGDYNYHLTAFDRAMEAKIDDVGGGVLFGLADYKFEVLGLMLHNEHLEKEYGVGFHTISVPRLKKAEGMTLKEFPHLVSDDEFKKLVAIIRLAVPFTGMILSTRESVEMRQEVIKYGISQVSAGSCTGVGGYKEKEEGKVADQFQLSDERSPMEVLKSLMKNGYIPSYCTACYRNGRTGDRFMRLAKSGQIQHVCQPNAMMTLTEYALDYGDDEFRQMADKVIAQELEKIEREDIKELLTNNLERLKNGERDLFL
- the hydF gene encoding [FeFe] hydrogenase H-cluster maturation GTPase HydF, whose amino-acid sequence is MNQTPKANRPHIALYGNRNAGKSSLLNAIIGQDISLVSSVKGTTTDPVSKAMELLPLGPVVFIDTAGLDDDGELGKLRVKRSKKILQRTDFAIYVIDPLDFDKNALSKSLLEFKRFHIPHLLVFNKLDTLDQHTEANLKSEYPEAFFVSAEKNIGILDLKDALIDRIRAEEDEPPLIGDLIPYGGTVVLVVPIDSEAPKGRIILPQVQVIRDCLDHGIKSYVVRDTELEDALKDLKSVDLVITDSQAFHRVDKIVPSDIPLTSFSIVLARNKGDLSSLVAGARAFNSLKPHSKILISESCTHNHSHEDIGRIKIPRGLNKYFGQEFDYTFRMGHDFPEDVSEYDLIIHCASCMLNAKTMKTRIQMCEEQGVPITNYGVTLAYLTGILDRSLDIFNDLSK